A single genomic interval of Streptomyces sp. NBC_00663 harbors:
- a CDS encoding isopenicillin N synthase family dioxygenase, translating into MRTSVSEPRIPTIDLKPWTDGDPEVRAGFARTVDEALQTAGFLLVTGHGVDPALRAAIREAARAFFRLPADVKQPYAVKVGGRGWLGPGAEANGYSEGTETPPDLKESLSFATHEPFDDPVVNAEWYAPNVWPGEVPELRALVEEYLERMAALEKELLSLLGEALGLEPDFFSRHMDHPTYGFNINWYPGTEVVGQPEPGQFRIGPHTDFGTVTILDRQAGKGGLQVWTDAGGWEDAPFDPDAFTINIGDLMARWTGDRWRSGRHRVLPPPADAPAEELMSLVYFGECTPGTRVESVPAPIGRVAYEPVDSHVYLRGQLDSITVDVTTD; encoded by the coding sequence ATGAGGACATCGGTGAGTGAGCCCCGTATCCCGACGATCGATCTGAAGCCGTGGACGGACGGCGACCCCGAGGTCCGGGCCGGCTTCGCCCGTACCGTCGACGAGGCGCTCCAGACCGCCGGGTTCCTGCTGGTCACGGGTCATGGCGTGGACCCTGCCCTGCGCGCGGCCATCCGCGAGGCCGCACGCGCGTTCTTCCGGCTCCCCGCCGACGTCAAGCAGCCGTACGCCGTGAAGGTCGGCGGGCGGGGCTGGCTCGGGCCGGGCGCGGAGGCGAACGGCTACTCGGAGGGCACGGAGACCCCGCCCGACCTGAAGGAGTCGCTGTCCTTCGCGACGCACGAGCCGTTCGACGACCCGGTCGTCAACGCGGAGTGGTACGCGCCGAACGTCTGGCCCGGCGAAGTCCCGGAGCTGCGGGCGCTGGTGGAGGAGTACCTGGAGAGGATGGCCGCCCTGGAGAAGGAGCTGTTGAGTCTGCTGGGTGAGGCCCTCGGCCTCGAACCCGACTTCTTCTCCCGCCACATGGACCATCCGACCTACGGCTTCAACATCAACTGGTACCCGGGGACCGAGGTCGTCGGCCAGCCGGAACCCGGCCAGTTCCGCATCGGCCCGCACACCGACTTCGGCACGGTGACGATCCTCGACCGGCAGGCGGGCAAGGGCGGGTTGCAGGTGTGGACGGACGCCGGCGGCTGGGAGGACGCACCCTTCGACCCGGACGCGTTCACCATCAACATCGGTGACCTGATGGCCCGTTGGACGGGAGACCGCTGGCGCTCGGGCCGCCACCGCGTCCTCCCGCCCCCCGCCGACGCCCCCGCCGAGGAGCTCATGTCCCTCGTCTACTTCGGCGAGTGCACCCCGGGGACGCGGGTGGAATCAGTCCCGGCGCCCATCGGACGCGTGGCGTACGAGCCGGTGGACTCGCATGTGTATCTGCGGGGCCAGCTGGACTCGATCACGGTCGACGTCACGACTGACTGA
- the ccsB gene encoding c-type cytochrome biogenesis protein CcsB, giving the protein MTLAAATDLAAATNEHLANLSNTLIYSAMAVYTLAFFAYITEWIFGSRSKIGRTAAALTADPAERKAPAVTVKKGGSTAVLERPQVVVRAAAGQRDVPDGPGAHGGDEQGDLYGRIAVSLTVLAFLIELAGVIARAASVERAPWGNMYEFNITFSTVAVGVYLSLLALKKNVRWMGLFLITSVLLDLGIAVTVLYTASDQLVPALHSYWLYIHVSTAILCGAVFYVGAVTTILYLFKDSYESKLAGGGKPGKFATSFLERLPASSSLDKFSYRVNAAVFPLWTFTIIAGAIWAGDAWGRYWGWDPKETWAFITWVAYACYLHARATAGWKGRKAAYLALLAFGCWLFNYYGVNIFVSGKHSYAGV; this is encoded by the coding sequence GTGACTCTCGCCGCTGCGACGGATCTGGCCGCCGCCACCAACGAACATCTCGCGAACCTCAGCAACACGCTGATCTACTCCGCGATGGCCGTCTACACGCTGGCCTTCTTCGCCTACATCACCGAATGGATCTTCGGCAGCCGCAGCAAGATCGGCCGCACGGCCGCCGCGCTGACAGCCGACCCGGCGGAGCGCAAGGCGCCGGCGGTCACGGTGAAGAAGGGCGGCTCCACCGCCGTACTGGAACGGCCGCAGGTCGTCGTACGGGCCGCTGCCGGTCAGCGGGACGTGCCGGACGGGCCCGGGGCGCACGGCGGGGACGAGCAGGGTGACCTCTACGGGCGTATCGCCGTGTCCCTCACGGTGCTCGCCTTCCTCATCGAACTCGCCGGGGTCATCGCCCGCGCGGCCTCGGTGGAGCGGGCGCCCTGGGGCAACATGTACGAGTTCAACATCACCTTCTCCACGGTGGCCGTCGGCGTGTACCTCTCGCTGCTGGCGCTGAAGAAGAACGTGCGCTGGATGGGCCTGTTCCTCATCACCTCGGTCCTCCTCGATCTCGGTATCGCCGTCACTGTCTTGTACACCGCCAGCGACCAGTTGGTTCCCGCCCTCCACTCGTACTGGCTGTACATCCACGTCTCCACGGCGATCCTGTGCGGCGCGGTCTTCTACGTGGGCGCGGTCACCACGATCCTGTACCTGTTCAAGGACTCCTACGAGAGCAAGCTCGCGGGCGGCGGCAAGCCCGGCAAGTTCGCCACGTCCTTCCTGGAGCGCCTGCCGGCCTCCTCCTCCCTCGACAAGTTCTCGTACCGGGTCAACGCGGCGGTCTTCCCGCTGTGGACCTTCACGATCATCGCGGGCGCGATCTGGGCGGGCGACGCGTGGGGCCGCTACTGGGGCTGGGACCCCAAGGAGACCTGGGCCTTCATCACCTGGGTCGCCTACGCCTGCTACCTGCACGCCCGCGCCACGGCCGGCTGGAAGGGCCGCAAGGCCGCCTACCTGGCTCTCCTCGCCTTCGGCTGCTGGCTGTTCAACTACTACGGCGTCAACATCTTCGTGAGCGGAAAGCACTCCTACGCGGGCGTGTAA
- the resB gene encoding cytochrome c biogenesis protein ResB, with translation MSKTTTDPTPPTGEEDLGAAGSQLSTAPEDTLNMPSLGVIGWARWFWRQLTSMRVALLLLLLLSLGAIPGSLIPQSGTDETKVAQFRKDNPTLGDLYDKLGLFHVYSSVWFSAIYILLFVSLVGCIIPRTWQFVGQLRGRPPGAPRRLTRLPAYTTWRTEAEPEQVRAAALALLKKRRFRAHLAGDAVAAEKGYLREVGNLAFHIALIVMLIAFAWGQLFKMEGNKLIVEGGGFSNTLTQYDDFKSGSLFTQDDLDPFSFKLNDFQGTYEKNGPNRGTARTFQAALSYSVGAYGKAKKTTVKVNEPLEIGDSKVYLTAHGYAPVITVRDGKGNVVYHDAVPLLPLDSNITSSGVVKVMDGYRDAKGVRQQLGFEAFFLPTYTPGNEVSSTFPALGNPVLNLAGYYGDLGVDSGVPQSVYQLDKSHLKAFKDSKGQQRENLRPGQTMKLPNGAGSITYESTEEWANFQVTRQPGSGWALAGAIAAIFGLAGSLFIQRRRVWVRAVRGDDGVTVVEMAGLGRSESAKVPEELGALADVLYDQAPGAPEPDEDSTDTPDPQVVPAERLEK, from the coding sequence ATGAGCAAGACGACAACCGACCCGACCCCGCCCACCGGCGAAGAGGACCTCGGCGCCGCCGGCTCCCAGCTGTCCACCGCGCCCGAGGACACCCTGAACATGCCCTCCCTGGGCGTGATCGGCTGGGCCCGCTGGTTCTGGCGCCAGCTCACCTCCATGCGGGTCGCGCTGCTGCTGCTCCTGCTGCTGTCGCTCGGCGCGATCCCCGGCTCGCTGATCCCGCAGTCCGGGACCGACGAGACGAAGGTCGCCCAGTTCCGCAAGGACAACCCCACCCTCGGTGACCTCTACGACAAGCTCGGCCTCTTCCACGTCTACAGCTCGGTGTGGTTCTCCGCGATCTACATCCTGCTGTTCGTCTCCCTCGTCGGCTGCATCATCCCGCGCACCTGGCAGTTCGTCGGCCAACTGCGCGGCCGTCCGCCGGGTGCCCCGAGGCGCCTGACGCGGCTGCCCGCGTACACCACCTGGCGCACCGAGGCCGAGCCCGAGCAGGTCCGCGCCGCCGCCCTCGCCCTGCTCAAGAAGCGCCGCTTCCGCGCGCACCTCGCCGGTGACGCGGTCGCCGCCGAGAAGGGCTATCTGCGCGAGGTCGGCAACCTCGCCTTCCACATCGCCCTCATCGTGATGCTGATCGCCTTCGCCTGGGGTCAGCTGTTCAAGATGGAGGGCAACAAGCTGATCGTCGAGGGCGGCGGGTTCTCCAACACCCTCACCCAGTACGACGACTTCAAGTCCGGCAGCCTCTTCACCCAGGACGACCTGGACCCGTTCAGCTTCAAACTGAACGACTTCCAGGGCACCTACGAGAAGAACGGCCCCAACCGGGGCACCGCGCGCACCTTCCAGGCCGCCCTCTCCTACAGCGTGGGCGCCTACGGCAAGGCCAAGAAGACGACCGTCAAGGTCAACGAGCCGCTGGAGATCGGCGACTCGAAGGTCTATCTGACCGCCCACGGCTACGCGCCCGTCATCACGGTCCGCGACGGCAAGGGCAATGTCGTCTACCACGACGCGGTGCCGCTGCTGCCGCTGGACAGCAACATCACCTCCTCCGGTGTCGTCAAGGTCATGGACGGCTACCGCGACGCCAAGGGCGTGCGGCAGCAGCTGGGCTTCGAGGCCTTCTTCCTGCCGACGTACACCCCCGGCAACGAGGTGTCCTCCACCTTCCCCGCGCTGGGCAACCCGGTGCTGAACCTGGCCGGCTACTACGGCGACCTGGGTGTCGACTCCGGTGTCCCGCAGAGCGTGTACCAGCTCGACAAGTCGCATCTGAAGGCGTTCAAGGACTCCAAGGGCCAGCAGCGGGAGAACCTGCGGCCCGGCCAGACCATGAAGCTCCCGAACGGCGCCGGCTCGATCACCTATGAGTCCACCGAGGAGTGGGCCAACTTCCAGGTGACCCGCCAGCCCGGCAGCGGCTGGGCGCTGGCCGGCGCCATCGCCGCGATCTTCGGCCTTGCCGGCTCCCTGTTCATCCAGCGCCGCCGGGTGTGGGTGCGGGCGGTCAGGGGCGACGACGGCGTCACGGTCGTCGAGATGGCCGGACTCGGCCGCAGCGAGTCCGCGAAGGTGCCCGAGGAACTCGGCGCCCTCGCCGACGTCCTCTACGACCAGGCTCCCGGTGCACCCGAACCGGACGAAGACTCCACCGACACACCCGACCCCCAAGTCGTACCTGCCGAAAGGCTCGAGAAGTGA
- a CDS encoding cytochrome c biogenesis CcdA family protein, whose amino-acid sequence MSGALLLALPIALLGGLVSFFSPCVLPLVPGYLSYVTGVSGTDLAEARRGRMAAGASLFVLGFTIVFVSGGALFGYFGQTLQEERDVLSKVLGVLMILMGVFFMGMMPWLTQREFRFHTRPATGLAGAPLLGALFGIGWTPCIGPTLSSVQTLAMQDGSALRGAILTVAYCLGLGVPFVLAAVAFRKALGAFAWVKQHYVWVMRIGGTMMILTGVLLLTGAWDSIVQEMQAWSNGFTVGI is encoded by the coding sequence ATGAGCGGCGCCCTGCTGCTCGCCCTGCCGATCGCCCTGCTCGGCGGACTCGTCTCCTTCTTCTCCCCCTGCGTCCTGCCGCTGGTGCCCGGCTATCTGTCGTACGTCACCGGCGTCAGCGGCACCGATCTCGCCGAGGCCCGGCGCGGGCGGATGGCCGCCGGTGCCTCCCTGTTCGTCCTCGGCTTCACCATCGTCTTCGTCTCCGGCGGGGCGCTGTTCGGCTACTTCGGACAGACCCTCCAGGAGGAGCGGGACGTCCTGTCCAAGGTGCTCGGCGTCCTCATGATCCTCATGGGCGTCTTCTTCATGGGCATGATGCCCTGGCTCACCCAGCGCGAGTTCCGCTTCCACACCCGGCCCGCCACCGGGCTGGCCGGCGCCCCCCTGCTCGGCGCCCTGTTCGGCATCGGCTGGACGCCCTGCATCGGGCCCACGCTGTCCTCGGTGCAGACGCTCGCCATGCAGGACGGCAGCGCCCTGCGCGGCGCCATACTGACCGTCGCCTACTGCCTCGGCCTCGGTGTCCCCTTCGTGCTCGCTGCCGTAGCCTTCCGCAAGGCGCTCGGCGCCTTCGCCTGGGTCAAGCAGCACTACGTCTGGGTGATGCGCATCGGCGGCACCATGATGATCCTGACCGGTGTCCTGCTGCTGACCGGCGCCTGGGACAGCATCGTGCAGGAGATGCAGGCCTGGTCCAACGGCTTCACTGTGGGGATCTGA
- a CDS encoding TlpA family protein disulfide reductase: protein MSAASSAPQRPNRTTRTRRRALLLTGAAAAAALTLSACTSGGVSGGGGDTNFITGNNGVDTVAEGKRTAAPELSGETIDGKQLSTADYKGKVLVVNVWGSWCSPCRAEAKNLQTVYEKVKGQGVEFVGLNTRDASTTLAKSFEKEFGITYPSIYDPTGKQMLRFKKGTLNPQLIPSTLVIDRDGKLAARALQALSEDTLLGMIKPVLAEK, encoded by the coding sequence ATGAGTGCCGCCAGCAGCGCCCCCCAGCGCCCGAACCGCACCACGCGCACCCGTCGCCGGGCCCTGCTCCTGACCGGAGCCGCGGCGGCCGCCGCGCTGACCCTGTCCGCGTGCACCTCCGGCGGAGTGTCGGGGGGTGGCGGCGACACCAACTTCATCACCGGCAACAACGGCGTCGACACCGTCGCCGAGGGCAAGCGGACCGCGGCGCCCGAGCTGTCCGGCGAGACCATCGACGGCAAGCAGCTGTCCACCGCCGACTACAAGGGCAAGGTCCTCGTCGTCAATGTGTGGGGCTCCTGGTGCTCTCCGTGCCGGGCCGAGGCGAAGAACCTCCAGACCGTCTACGAGAAGGTCAAGGGCCAGGGCGTCGAGTTCGTCGGCCTCAACACGCGGGACGCCAGCACCACCCTCGCGAAGTCCTTCGAGAAGGAGTTCGGGATCACCTACCCGAGCATCTACGACCCGACGGGCAAGCAGATGCTCCGGTTCAAGAAGGGCACCCTCAACCCGCAGTTGATCCCCTCCACGCTCGTCATCGACCGGGACGGCAAGCTCGCCGCCCGCGCGTTGCAGGCGCTCAGCGAGGACACACTGCTCGGCATGATCAAGCCCGTCCTCGCGGAGAAGTGA
- a CDS encoding nucleoside deaminase, producing the protein MDQVQAHTWLATAVAEARAGLAEGGIPIGAALYGADGTLLGRGHNRRVQDDDPSTHAETAAFRAAGRQRSYRGTTMVTTLSPCWYCSGLVRQFGISRVVVGEAATFHGGHDWLAEHGVEIVLLDDPACVSMMRDFIEKNPALWNEDIGE; encoded by the coding sequence ATGGATCAGGTTCAGGCACACACCTGGCTGGCGACCGCCGTCGCCGAGGCCCGCGCCGGGCTCGCCGAGGGCGGCATCCCGATCGGCGCCGCGCTCTACGGCGCCGACGGCACGCTGCTCGGCCGCGGCCACAACCGGCGCGTCCAGGACGACGACCCGTCGACGCACGCGGAGACGGCGGCGTTCCGCGCGGCGGGCAGACAGCGCTCCTACCGGGGCACGACGATGGTCACCACGCTCTCCCCCTGCTGGTACTGCTCCGGCCTGGTCCGCCAGTTCGGTATCTCGCGGGTGGTGGTCGGCGAGGCGGCCACCTTCCACGGCGGGCACGACTGGCTGGCGGAGCACGGCGTGGAGATCGTGCTCCTCGACGACCCCGCATGCGTGTCGATGATGCGCGACTTCATCGAGAAGAACCCGGCTCTGTGGAATGAGGACATCGGTGAGTGA